One window of the Triticum dicoccoides isolate Atlit2015 ecotype Zavitan chromosome 3B, WEW_v2.0, whole genome shotgun sequence genome contains the following:
- the LOC119282454 gene encoding LEAF RUST 10 DISEASE-RESISTANCE LOCUS RECEPTOR-LIKE PROTEIN KINASE-like 2.8 has protein sequence MADQEAEFGALERIMGDASAEPTRLPYSLIKSITGGFSREIGRGGFGVVYLGDLPSGKVAVKKLSISQDFSDQLFQDEVHCLMRVKHNNIVRFLGYCSDTQGELMEHDGKKVMAEVRQRLLVFDYAPNGSLQLYLTEKTIEWTRQYQMIKGICHGLQYLHKERINHLDLKPENVLLDAHMEPKITDFGLSRWFHEGQSRIFTKSTPGKRGYIAPEIIDKGEISFKSDIFSFGVVFIKLLTGSDNYDFENWHKSIDVKSPQMECCIEIARKCVDTDQHKRPSIDEIIHKLNEMNSAEESRDDPGSSIHQVGGASTLEELPPSMPCVDNQEGEKVKRELNKMDPTPQGPAGLKMPPPLMQPVMQPSAQRMEDPYDHSDTSDDLFDDSDDDPECFCVDDPRRVSQQWRRHNGGLVDKARPANAGGGDQDRRTNLVKGEISPISRNQPSQGKMGNITSVPTVPNHRPMVGSVPTVPNHRPMVGNGMLPEQVMMRYPNTMDIGPWSVPFPLQGGHGGEGSALSGREVLQVAAVAQNSIALQQQQHMALMRQQQHHQHQQHMAFYLLLFLFLLLLTVIVIVIVILTFKKRG, from the exons ATGGCGGATCAAGAAGCTGAATTTGGAGCGCTGGAGCGCATAATGGGTGATGCAAGTGCAGAGCCGACCAGGCTACCATATTCACTCATTAAGTCCATTACAGGCGGTTTCTCCCGAGAAATTGGTCGTGGTGGGTTTGGAGTTGTTTACCTG GGAGACCTTCCAAGTGGCAAGGTTGCTGTCAAGAAGCTTTCCATATCGCAAGATTTTTCGGATCAGTTATTTCAGGATGAGGTCCACTGTCTAATGAGGGTAAAGCACAACAATATAGTGAGATTCCTAGGCTATTGTTCAGATACACAAGGGGAACTGATGGAACACGACGGAAAAAAAGTTATGGCAGAGGTACGGCAAAGGCTGCTCGTCTTTGACTACGCTCCTAATGGAAGCCTTCAGCTTTATCTTACAG AGAAAACAATTGAATGGACAAGGCAATATCAAATGATCAAGGGAATCTGCCATGGTTTGCAATATTTACACAAAGAACGCATTAATCATCTGGACCTCAAACCTGAAAACGTTCTGCTGGATGCTCACATGGAACCCAAAATTACCGACTTTGGCTTGTCAAGATGGTTTCATGAAGGACAGTCCAGAATTTTCACAAAAAGCACTCCTGGCAAAAG GGGATATATTGCACCAGAAATCATAGACAAGGGTGAAATATCATTCAAGTCAGACATATTCAGTTTCGGCGTTGTATTCATAAAGCTGTTAACGGGGAGTGACAACTATGATTTTGAAAAT TGGCATAAATCAATAGACGTGAAGAGCCCTCAAATGGAGTGCTGCATTGAGATAGCTCGAAAATGTGTGGACACTGATCAACACAAAAGACCTTCAATAGACGAGATAATTCATAAGCTAAATGAGATGAACAGTGCTGAAGAATCAAGAGATGACCCAGGGTCTTCAATACACCAG GTAGGTGGCGCATCCACCTTGGAGGAGCTTCCTCCATCAATGCCTTGTGTGGACAACCAAGAAGGTGAAAAGGTCAAAAGGGAACTCAATAAGATGGATCCCACGCCACAGGGGCCTGCGGGCCTCAAGATGCCGCCACCGCTGATGCAGCCGGTTATGCAACCATCGGCACAACGAATGGAGGATCCATACGACCACAGCGACACATCCGATGATTTGTTTGATGACTCCGATGACGACCCCGAATGTTTCTGCGTGGATGACCCTAGGAGAGTTTCCCAGCAATGGAGGCGTCATAACGGCGGCCTCGTCGACAAGGCCAGGCCAGCAAATGCTGGAGGCGGCGATCAAGACAGGAGGACCAACTTAGTCAAGGGAGAAATATCTCCAATCAGCAGGAACCAGCCGAGTCAGGGGAAGATGGGCAACATAACCAGCGTCCCAACTGTCCCCAACCATAGGCCAATGGTCGGAAGCGTCCCAACTGTCCCCAACCATAGGCCAATGGTCGGAAATGGAATGCTTCCTGAGCAGGTCATGATGAGGTATCCTAACACGATGGACATTGGGCCGTGGTCGGTGCCATTCCCCCTACAGGGTGGTCATGGAGGTGAGGGCAGCGCGCTGTCCGGACGGGAGGTGCTGCAGGTTGCTGCGGTGGCACAAAACTCCATTgcgctgcagcagcagcagcacatggCGTTGATGCGTCAGCAGCAGCACCACCAGCACCAGCAGCACATGGCTTTCTATCTACTGTTGTTTCTCTTCTTGCTTCTGCTTACTGTTATCGTCATCGTTATCGTCATTCTTACTTTCAAGAAACGGGGGTAG